Proteins co-encoded in one endosymbiont 'TC1' of Trimyema compressum genomic window:
- a CDS encoding NAD(P)-binding protein: MTSILLVGCFKALKSNNAVLGEQRIEKHDVVVVVGGISGLTSGYFLKNEDVLILEQKDTVGGRTVSGVHNSFTYAKGNEYLGTPETVLAQMIEELSLEPKEIPSPMDAMFDGKHFYYGY, from the coding sequence ATGACGAGCATACTCTTAGTTGGTTGTTTTAAGGCGTTGAAATCAAATAATGCAGTACTTGGAGAACAAAGAATAGAAAAACATGATGTAGTAGTTGTTGTTGGCGGTATTTCTGGTTTGACAAGTGGCTACTTTTTAAAAAATGAAGATGTTCTGATTTTAGAACAAAAGGATACGGTAGGGGGACGTACTGTTTCTGGTGTTCATAATTCTTTTACTTATGCAAAAGGAAATGAATATTTAGGGACACCAGAAACAGTATTAGCTCAAATGATTGAGGAATTGAGCCTTGAGCCAAAAGAAATTCCTTCCCCTATGGATGCAATGTTTGATGGTAAGCATTTTTATTATGGCTACTAA
- a CDS encoding FAD-dependent oxidoreductase — protein sequence MDKYDEYNEIPQLNYTTQNKYLDNITAGQWLRKNGVQEKYISKYNVTTKGLFGANMDEISALNFIPEAAFDYEDVSYEETVDYSKFSDKDIENEYFLAKKEKSSSYSFEKGVTELTNKLGEVLGDKIRKNSKVVSVTKKGEDYLVEYMGNGENSRQVLANKIVLAVPSTEETNIASTVITEEKAHIMKQIEYSSYATVALFF from the coding sequence TTGGATAAATACGATGAATATAATGAAATACCTCAGCTTAACTATACGACTCAGAATAAATATTTAGACAATATTACTGCTGGTCAGTGGCTTCGTAAAAATGGCGTTCAGGAAAAATATATTAGTAAGTATAATGTGACTACAAAAGGATTGTTTGGGGCTAATATGGACGAAATATCTGCATTGAATTTTATTCCAGAAGCAGCATTTGACTATGAAGATGTAAGTTACGAAGAAACAGTTGATTATAGTAAATTTTCTGATAAAGATATTGAAAATGAGTACTTTTTAGCTAAAAAAGAAAAGTCTTCTTCATATTCATTTGAGAAAGGTGTAACGGAACTTACTAATAAATTAGGAGAAGTGTTAGGTGATAAAATAAGGAAGAATAGCAAGGTTGTGAGTGTTACAAAAAAGGGAGAGGATTATCTTGTTGAATATATGGGAAATGGTGAAAATTCACGTCAAGTACTTGCTAATAAAATTGTTTTAGCTGTACCTTCTACGGAAGAAACGAATATTGCATCAACTGTTATTACAGAAGAAAAGGCACATATTATGAAACAAATTGAATATTCCTCTTATGCAACAGTTGCACTTTTTTTCTGA